In Leucobacter insecticola, one DNA window encodes the following:
- a CDS encoding ParA family protein: MAKNQVALGPTGRPDLVIPAPQKLSQHGPARIIAMCNQKGGVGKTTTTINLGAALARYGRRVLIVDFDPQGAATAGLGVQAHDVPTIYDLMLSKVKDPREVIQHTDTNHLDVIPANIDLSAAEVHLVTEVAREQILAGVLRKISSEYDVILIDCQPSLGLLTVNALTASHGVLIPLACEFFALRGVALLIETIEKVKDRLNPQIELDGIIATMYDARTLHAREVLERVVDTFDDKVFDTVIARTVKLPDASVAAKSILDYAPTNPASEAYLKLAREVVQRGVVA, encoded by the coding sequence CAGCCAACACGGCCCGGCCCGCATCATCGCGATGTGCAACCAGAAGGGCGGGGTCGGCAAGACCACCACCACGATCAACTTGGGGGCGGCCCTCGCCCGCTACGGTCGGCGCGTACTGATCGTGGATTTTGATCCGCAGGGTGCCGCGACCGCCGGTCTCGGGGTGCAGGCGCACGACGTGCCCACCATCTACGACCTCATGCTCAGCAAAGTGAAGGATCCCCGCGAGGTGATCCAGCACACTGACACCAATCACCTTGATGTGATCCCCGCAAACATTGATCTCTCGGCCGCCGAGGTGCATCTCGTGACCGAGGTTGCGCGCGAGCAGATCCTCGCCGGGGTGCTCCGCAAGATCTCCTCCGAGTACGACGTGATCCTGATCGATTGCCAGCCCTCGCTGGGCTTGCTGACAGTGAATGCGTTGACCGCGAGCCACGGCGTACTGATCCCGCTCGCCTGCGAATTCTTCGCGCTGCGAGGCGTGGCCCTCTTGATCGAGACGATCGAGAAGGTGAAGGATCGCCTGAACCCGCAAATCGAACTCGATGGCATCATCGCTACGATGTACGACGCGCGCACGCTGCACGCCCGCGAGGTGCTGGAGCGCGTTGTCGACACCTTCGACGACAAGGTGTTCGACACGGTGATCGCACGCACCGTAAAGCTTCCTGATGCCTCGGTTGCCGCCAAGTCCATCCTCGATTACGCCCCCACGAACCCGGCTTCGGAGGCATATCTGAAGCTCGCGCGCGAAGTGGTACAGCGCGGCGTTGTCGCCTAA
- the scpB gene encoding SMC-Scp complex subunit ScpB, with the protein MTEMSVAEVDSAVSVEDVDGEADSEASELVRVREAHTLAQQLEALLIVADEPLSVVALATATDRPVREVRAAINALVADFDGVGSGSPRGFELREVAGGYRFYVRESLDPLVADFVQQQTPSKLSQAALETLAVIAYRQPISRGAIASIRAVNVDSVVRTLLGRGLITEVGHDPETTATLYGTSDTLLGHLGISDVSELPPIAPLLDDGSEGFDHEQF; encoded by the coding sequence ATGACTGAAATGTCCGTGGCTGAAGTAGACAGCGCCGTATCGGTGGAAGACGTCGACGGTGAAGCTGATTCCGAAGCGAGCGAGCTTGTCCGCGTCCGCGAGGCTCATACGCTCGCCCAACAGCTGGAAGCGCTGCTCATTGTCGCAGACGAGCCGCTTAGCGTTGTGGCGCTCGCGACCGCGACCGACCGGCCGGTGCGCGAGGTGCGCGCGGCGATCAATGCCCTCGTCGCTGATTTTGATGGTGTCGGATCCGGATCTCCGCGCGGGTTCGAACTGCGCGAGGTCGCTGGCGGCTACCGCTTTTATGTGCGTGAAAGTCTGGACCCGCTCGTCGCCGACTTCGTGCAGCAGCAGACTCCTTCGAAGCTTTCGCAGGCCGCGCTCGAAACTCTCGCGGTGATCGCGTACCGGCAGCCGATCTCCCGCGGCGCGATCGCATCGATTCGCGCGGTCAACGTTGACTCGGTGGTGCGTACGCTGCTCGGACGCGGGTTGATCACCGAAGTCGGGCACGATCCCGAAACAACCGCCACACTCTATGGCACTTCCGACACGCTGCTGGGGCATCTTGGAATCAGCGATGTATCGGAGTTGCCGCCAATTGCACCCTTGCTCGACGACGGATCGGAGGGCTTTGATCATGAACAGTTCTAA
- a CDS encoding prephenate dehydrogenase → MSAAGSQFLKAQGSALEESSSALTARVRGTVHVIGAGLLGASVGLGLRDRGVDVTLEDQSPTTVALAADYGAGRLRTAQDPEPSLVVVATPPDVTADVVARALASYPSAVVTDVASVKLAPYLELQRRGLDLTNYVGSHPMAGRERGGAIMARADLFVARPWVICRDHETPAEALALVESVALDLGATLLEMTPEEHDRSVGLVSHLPQVVSSLLAARLLSATEQAIGLAGGGLRDTTRIASSDPELWVQILGANREPVVELLDAFAQDLASFTDALRDPAQTGARRRIADLLSSGNSGVARIPGKHGSSERFSTIQVLIDDTPGQLGRLLTDLGELGINMEDLRLEHSPGAQIGFAEIAVLPEVAERAVTDLVELGWRTL, encoded by the coding sequence ATGAGCGCGGCAGGAAGCCAGTTTCTCAAGGCCCAGGGCAGCGCCCTTGAAGAAAGCAGTAGCGCTCTCACCGCGCGCGTCCGCGGCACCGTCCACGTCATCGGCGCGGGACTGCTCGGCGCGAGCGTAGGGCTCGGGCTCCGCGATCGCGGCGTCGATGTCACCCTCGAGGATCAGTCGCCGACAACGGTGGCGCTCGCCGCAGACTACGGCGCCGGGCGGCTCCGCACGGCGCAGGATCCCGAACCATCCCTCGTTGTGGTCGCGACCCCGCCCGACGTCACCGCCGATGTGGTGGCGCGGGCGCTCGCCTCGTACCCCAGCGCGGTCGTCACCGACGTGGCGAGCGTGAAGCTGGCGCCCTACCTCGAGCTGCAGCGGCGCGGCCTCGACCTCACCAACTATGTTGGCTCGCATCCGATGGCAGGGCGCGAGCGCGGGGGTGCGATCATGGCCCGCGCCGACCTCTTTGTCGCCCGACCCTGGGTGATCTGCCGCGATCACGAAACCCCCGCCGAGGCGCTTGCGCTCGTGGAATCAGTGGCGCTTGACCTTGGCGCCACCCTTCTCGAAATGACCCCCGAGGAGCACGACCGCTCGGTTGGTCTCGTATCGCATCTGCCCCAGGTGGTGTCGAGCCTGCTCGCCGCACGACTTCTCTCCGCGACCGAGCAGGCGATTGGACTCGCGGGCGGGGGGCTCCGCGACACGACGCGGATCGCGTCGAGCGATCCCGAGCTGTGGGTGCAGATCCTCGGGGCGAACCGTGAACCCGTCGTCGAGTTGCTTGATGCCTTCGCGCAAGACCTTGCCAGCTTCACCGACGCGCTGCGTGATCCCGCGCAAACAGGGGCGCGGCGGCGCATTGCTGATTTGCTCTCCTCGGGGAATAGCGGCGTTGCCAGGATCCCGGGCAAACACGGCTCCTCGGAGCGATTCAGCACAATTCAGGTGCTGATTGACGATACTCCGGGCCAATTGGGGCGTCTGCTCACCGATCTTGGAGAACTGGGCATTAACATGGAAGATCTGCGCTTGGAACACTCTCCTGGCGCGCAGATAGGTTTCGCGGAGATCGCGGTGCTGCCCGAGGTCGCTGAACGCGCCGTGACCGATCTCGTCGAACTCGGATGGAGAACGCTATGA